The Fimbriimonadia bacterium genomic sequence ACGGATTAGTATGCGACGGTATTGTATCACGACTCCTGACCGCTGTCAGGATTTCGCCGGGGGGGGGGACTAGGGCTTAAGTCTTAACAACCCTGCGTAGACCACGTCTTTCGGGGCGAGTTGCTCGAACGCACGCTGCAGGTCGGCGACGAGCCCCGGCTCGAACTCCACGGTGGTGAGCGAGGCGGTGGAACCGACGACTGCTGCGCACACGATACCTTCCTTGACCCCACTCTCCCTCACGGCCTGCAAGAGCTGCGGCGTGATGTCCACGATGTCGGTGTTGCCGCGTGTGCGGACGTCGATGACGTGTGCTATTGTCATTTACCTCCTGCCCTGTAACAGCGGGCGGATGTAAAGCTTGTACAACAGGCCGGCGAGGCCGTCGGAGTAGCTGATCAGAATGCGTGGCAGGATGTGGGGGTCGTGCCGGTCGCCCGCGATGCCGAATCGGACGGTGACGGCAGCGAGGTATCCCCTTGCACGCACGGCGCGTACCGCCACCTCTCCGTAACGGCCGAAGGGGTAGGCGAAGGTCTTTGGTCGCACACCGATGCACCGAACCAACTCCTCCTCCGCCGCGGCGATCTCGGCCCAGATCCCGCTCTCACCGTCTCTCGGCTCGTCGAACCCCATCTCCTCGGCCGCGGACCTAGCCGTCTCACGCTGCGCCCCCGACATGTCGTGCCGACACCCCGTTTCGTCATGCTGAGCCTGTCGAAGCATGCTCTCGGTTGCCGCGCGCTCTCGGCTATCGGCGCGAGCGAGGC encodes the following:
- a CDS encoding YjbQ family protein produces the protein MTIAHVIDVRTRGNTDIVDITPQLLQAVRESGVKEGIVCAAVVGSTASLTTVEFEPGLVADLQRAFEQLAPKDVVYAGLLRLKP